The following proteins come from a genomic window of Nostoc sp. ATCC 53789:
- a CDS encoding ATP-binding sensor histidine kinase → MTTAIPEVYRISGYKLIEILYQGSKTEVYRAIRMVDQQPVVIKILQVESPTFNELLQFRNQYTIAKNLNISTIVRPYSLEAYRNGYALVMEDFGGISLREYTKNQSLELVEFFTIALQLSNILHELHQERVIHKDIKPANILINPHTKQVKIIDFSIASLLPRENQTPINPKVLEGTLAYLSPEQTGRMNRGIDYRSDFYSLGVTFFELLTGKLPFDSDDPMELVHCHIAKQPPILGGRGQGVEGRREEEKEIPQVLGDIVMKLMAKNAEDRYQSALGLKHDLEKCLCQLNKTGKIERFQIGQRDICDRFIIPEKLYGRETAVQQLLEAFERVSLGSHEMMLIAGFAGIGKTAVVNEVHKPIIRQRGYFIKGKFDQFNRNIPLSAFVQSLRDLMVQLLTETDQQLQQWRKNILAALRDNGQILIEVIPELEKIIGQQPPIPELTAEAAQNRFNLLLKVFIQTFTKKEHPLVIFIDDLQWADLDSLKLIKLLMNDSDGYLLLIGAYRDNEVSPPHPLISTLDEIEKAGTIINLINLQNLNQVKLNQLVADTLGCKEELAFPLSQLVCQKTQGNPFFATQFLKVLHQDGLITFNFEEGCWQCDIAKINQQAMTDDVLEFMAFQLRRLPESTQQVLKLAACIGNQFDLATLALVSEQLEIETAACLWNGLQEGLILPQSEVYKFSIGQEEQIFTQQSSQNTVYKFLHDRVQQAAYSLIPDDQKQSTHYKIGMLLLRNSSDLEREERLFEIVTHLNAGSSLITQPSEQQELAELNLIAGRRAKSATAYTVAVEYFTVGISLLSHHSWENDYDLTLALYIEVTEATYLNTDFEQMEQWVKIVLQHANTLLDSIPIYITRMMAAKSQGLPLKTLNIGSQVLQLLGIEFPQQPTPADIGQAAQATMRLWEGRSSLDLLNLSTMSDAHYLAAMRIMSKMVPAAYLATPVLMPLLIFKQVEFSIKYGNCPVSVYAYGDYGIILCGVFGNLEAGYEFGQLALNLLELQSKTFKCRTYFIVYNFIRHWKDPLREQLVYLQEGYQNGLETGDMESTGLNGQAYCQYAYFAGRELTGLANEMAAYRQSIHSIKQESPLQYLEMCYQAVLNLLGHNQSPDRLTGTIYNAEQRLSLNQATQDRTGFFHWQVNQTILWYLFGQYQEAAQQSAQAKQYLDAGIAQFGVALYFFYDSLIHLSLYKAATESEQQQILAQVEANQEKMQRWAALAPCNHQHRWDLVEAERFAILSERTMAIEFYDRAIAKAKENGFLQDEALANELAAKFYLNWDKEKVAQAYMQTAYSCYARWGAKAKTDDLEKRYFELLRPILQQVVQTLNPLETLATIANPVHALTHTATSSGISINNILDFSSILRASQTLSATIQLDEFLQQLTQIILENAGADKCALLLPEDDKWQIRAITSFDSTSLQSEPLENNPNVPIALIQYVKNTASVVVVDDLKTHLPIIDDYLSQHQPKSVLCLPVLSQGRLVGILYLENNLTSGVFTRDRILVLNFLCTQAAISLENARLYANLQQSEARFQKVTDNVPGAIYQLHVTPEHLVSMPYISSGCYNLYEVTAEEIISGQQNPRFLEHPDDIAGINQAMMESAQTLTPFVHEWRIITPSGTMKWVQAASRPEQQDDGSIVWDGLILDISDRKAAEAVVQQKSQQLEQAIEDLQKAQLQIVQSEKMSALGNLVAGVAHEINNPIGFIAGNVNEARLGLEDIIEHLQLYRSGVSPTEIEQHAQKIEIDYLLEDIPKMIESMDVGCDRIKNISTSLRTFSRADKDYKVPFNIHEGIDSTILILKHRLKANEKHPAIEVITNYGNIPEVKCFPGQLNQVFMNLLANAIDALEESNQGYSFEEIAVNPNCITITTSIHNDTHVKIQISDNGIGMNDDVKKRIFEHLFTTKLVGKGTGLGLAIARQIIVEKHEGTLKVNSTFGQGSEFEITLPIGN, encoded by the coding sequence ATGACAACAGCAATTCCTGAAGTTTATAGAATTAGCGGCTATAAATTAATAGAAATACTCTATCAAGGCTCCAAAACTGAAGTCTATAGAGCCATTAGAATGGTGGATCAACAACCTGTTGTCATTAAAATATTGCAAGTAGAATCTCCTACTTTTAACGAACTATTACAGTTTCGTAACCAATACACTATTGCCAAAAATTTAAACATTTCTACTATTGTTCGTCCCTATAGTCTAGAAGCATATCGTAATGGTTATGCTCTAGTAATGGAAGATTTTGGGGGAATTTCTCTGAGAGAATATACTAAAAACCAATCACTAGAACTGGTGGAGTTTTTCACAATTGCTCTGCAACTTAGTAATATTCTTCATGAACTCCATCAAGAACGAGTAATTCACAAGGATATCAAACCTGCAAATATTCTGATTAACCCGCATACAAAACAAGTAAAAATCATCGATTTTAGTATTGCTTCTTTACTTCCCAGAGAAAACCAAACTCCGATTAATCCCAAGGTTTTAGAAGGAACCCTTGCTTATTTATCTCCCGAACAAACCGGACGCATGAACCGAGGCATAGACTACCGCAGTGACTTTTATTCTTTGGGTGTGACATTTTTTGAACTCCTGACAGGAAAATTGCCTTTTGACTCAGATGATCCAATGGAGTTGGTACATTGTCATATTGCCAAGCAACCACCAATATTAGGAGGCAGGGGGCAAGGGGTAGAAGGCAGGAGGGAAGAAGAGAAAGAAATACCGCAAGTCTTGGGCGATATTGTCATGAAATTGATGGCGAAAAATGCTGAAGATCGTTATCAAAGTGCTTTAGGGTTAAAACATGATTTAGAAAAATGTCTTTGCCAATTGAACAAAACGGGTAAGATTGAGCGCTTTCAGATTGGGCAACGGGATATTTGCGATCGCTTCATTATTCCAGAAAAATTATACGGTAGAGAAACAGCCGTCCAACAACTTCTAGAAGCTTTTGAGAGGGTTTCTCTAGGAAGCCATGAAATGATGTTAATTGCCGGGTTTGCTGGCATTGGGAAAACTGCGGTTGTGAATGAAGTTCATAAACCGATTATTCGGCAACGAGGTTATTTTATTAAAGGTAAATTTGACCAGTTTAACCGAAACATCCCCCTATCTGCCTTTGTGCAATCCTTGCGTGATTTGATGGTGCAGTTATTAACAGAAACCGATCAACAACTGCAACAATGGAGAAAAAATATCCTCGCAGCATTGAGAGACAATGGACAGATTCTCATTGAAGTTATTCCTGAATTAGAAAAAATTATTGGTCAACAACCACCGATACCAGAATTAACAGCAGAGGCAGCACAAAATCGATTTAATTTATTATTGAAAGTTTTCATTCAAACTTTTACAAAAAAAGAACATCCATTAGTTATTTTTATAGATGATTTACAATGGGCAGATTTGGATTCATTAAAATTGATCAAATTATTAATGAATGATTCAGATGGATATTTATTACTAATTGGTGCTTATAGAGATAATGAGGTATCACCGCCCCATCCATTAATATCAACTTTAGACGAAATTGAGAAAGCTGGTACAATAATTAACTTGATAAATCTGCAAAACCTGAATCAAGTTAAGTTGAATCAATTAGTAGCTGATACATTAGGCTGCAAAGAAGAATTAGCATTTCCTCTTTCGCAATTGGTTTGTCAAAAGACTCAGGGAAATCCATTTTTTGCTACACAGTTTCTCAAAGTATTACACCAAGATGGGTTGATTACCTTCAATTTTGAAGAAGGCTGTTGGCAATGTGATATTGCCAAAATTAATCAACAAGCCATGACAGATGATGTTTTGGAATTCATGGCGTTTCAATTGCGGAGGCTGCCAGAATCAACTCAACAGGTTCTCAAGTTAGCGGCTTGTATCGGCAATCAATTTGATTTAGCAACATTGGCGCTCGTTTCTGAACAGTTAGAAATCGAAACGGCAGCTTGTTTGTGGAATGGGTTACAAGAAGGTTTGATTTTGCCTCAAAGTGAAGTTTATAAGTTTTCTATCGGGCAAGAAGAACAAATATTTACTCAACAAAGTTCTCAAAATACTGTATACAAATTCTTACACGATCGCGTGCAACAAGCTGCCTATTCCCTAATTCCAGACGACCAAAAGCAATCCACCCATTACAAAATTGGGATGTTATTGTTACGCAATTCCTCAGATTTGGAACGGGAAGAACGACTATTTGAAATTGTCACTCATTTAAATGCAGGTAGTTCCTTAATCACTCAACCCTCAGAGCAGCAAGAACTGGCAGAATTAAATCTGATTGCTGGACGGAGGGCAAAATCTGCAACTGCATACACAGTAGCAGTCGAGTATTTCACCGTGGGAATTAGCTTGTTGTCGCATCATTCCTGGGAAAACGACTATGACTTGACTCTAGCGTTGTATATCGAGGTAACTGAAGCCACTTATCTCAATACCGATTTTGAGCAGATGGAGCAATGGGTAAAAATTGTGTTGCAACATGCTAATACCTTGCTCGACAGCATTCCCATCTACATAACCAGAATGATGGCAGCAAAATCGCAAGGTCTTCCATTGAAAACGCTGAACATTGGTTCGCAAGTGTTGCAGCTATTGGGTATTGAGTTTCCTCAACAACCAACTCCGGCAGATATTGGACAGGCAGCGCAAGCAACTATGCGGTTATGGGAAGGACGTTCCTCTCTCGATTTGCTCAATTTATCCACTATGAGCGATGCTCACTACTTGGCAGCTATGAGAATCATGAGCAAAATGGTTCCGGCTGCTTATCTGGCAACACCTGTTTTAATGCCCTTACTGATATTCAAGCAAGTAGAATTTTCGATTAAATATGGTAATTGTCCTGTTTCTGTCTATGCTTATGGCGACTACGGCATCATCCTCTGTGGTGTATTTGGTAATCTGGAAGCTGGTTATGAGTTTGGACAATTGGCGTTAAACCTGCTGGAATTACAGTCCAAAACCTTTAAATGCAGAACCTACTTTATTGTCTACAACTTTATCCGTCATTGGAAAGATCCTTTGCGCGAACAACTTGTGTATCTGCAAGAGGGCTACCAGAATGGACTGGAAACTGGAGACATGGAGAGTACAGGATTGAATGGTCAAGCGTATTGTCAATATGCTTATTTTGCGGGGCGAGAATTAACCGGGTTAGCGAATGAGATGGCAGCCTATCGCCAAAGTATCCATTCAATCAAGCAAGAATCGCCGCTGCAATATCTGGAGATGTGCTATCAAGCTGTACTCAATTTACTCGGACATAACCAATCTCCCGATCGCTTGACGGGAACGATTTATAATGCTGAACAACGATTATCCCTTAATCAAGCAACTCAAGACCGAACGGGATTTTTTCATTGGCAAGTTAATCAAACGATTCTCTGGTATTTGTTTGGGCAATATCAAGAAGCTGCCCAGCAGTCTGCCCAGGCAAAGCAATACTTAGATGCTGGTATCGCCCAATTCGGTGTCGCTTTGTATTTTTTCTATGATTCTTTGATTCATCTGTCACTTTACAAAGCTGCAACTGAGTCAGAACAGCAACAGATTCTCGCCCAAGTCGAGGCTAATCAAGAGAAGATGCAAAGATGGGCAGCACTAGCTCCTTGTAACCATCAACACCGTTGGGATTTGGTAGAGGCCGAACGGTTTGCAATTTTAAGCGAGCGCACTATGGCAATTGAATTTTACGATCGCGCGATCGCTAAAGCCAAGGAAAACGGCTTCCTCCAAGATGAAGCCCTCGCTAACGAACTCGCCGCCAAATTTTACCTCAACTGGGACAAAGAAAAAGTCGCCCAAGCCTATATGCAGACAGCTTATTCTTGCTATGCCCGGTGGGGAGCCAAAGCCAAGACGGATGACTTAGAAAAACGCTACTTTGAATTGCTGCGTCCAATTTTGCAACAAGTAGTACAAACCCTAAATCCATTAGAAACCTTAGCAACAATTGCTAACCCAGTCCACGCATTGACTCATACCGCAACTTCTTCTGGTATTAGCATCAACAACATCCTTGACTTTAGCTCTATCCTCAGAGCGTCACAAACTCTTTCTGCAACAATTCAACTCGATGAATTTTTACAGCAACTTACCCAAATTATCCTCGAAAATGCTGGTGCTGATAAATGTGCGCTGCTTTTACCTGAAGATGATAAATGGCAAATCCGCGCAATTACTAGCTTTGATAGCACCAGCTTACAGTCAGAACCGCTCGAAAATAATCCTAATGTTCCCATTGCGCTAATTCAGTATGTAAAAAATACAGCTAGTGTGGTTGTGGTTGACGATCTCAAAACTCATTTACCAATAATTGATGATTATTTAAGCCAACATCAACCCAAGAGTGTGCTGTGTTTACCAGTACTTAGCCAGGGGCGTTTAGTCGGAATTTTATACTTAGAAAATAATTTGACAAGTGGGGTATTTACCCGCGATCGCATTTTAGTGTTGAATTTTCTTTGTACTCAAGCGGCAATTTCTCTCGAAAATGCTCGACTCTACGCAAATCTTCAGCAAAGCGAAGCCCGTTTCCAGAAAGTTACCGATAATGTTCCTGGAGCAATTTACCAACTCCATGTCACACCAGAACATTTGGTTTCTATGCCCTATATAAGTTCTGGCTGTTATAACCTTTATGAAGTGACAGCAGAGGAAATAATCAGCGGCCAGCAAAATCCTCGTTTTCTTGAACATCCTGATGACATTGCAGGCATCAATCAGGCAATGATGGAATCTGCTCAAACCTTGACACCGTTTGTTCATGAATGGCGAATCATCACGCCATCAGGAACGATGAAATGGGTACAAGCGGCATCTCGTCCAGAGCAACAAGATGATGGTTCAATTGTTTGGGATGGTTTAATTTTAGACATTAGCGATCGCAAAGCTGCCGAAGCTGTCGTCCAGCAAAAATCCCAACAACTAGAACAAGCCATAGAAGATTTACAAAAAGCCCAATTACAAATTGTCCAAAGTGAAAAAATGTCTGCTTTGGGGAACTTAGTCGCAGGTGTCGCCCACGAAATCAATAACCCAATTGGGTTTATCGCAGGAAATGTCAACGAAGCAAGGCTAGGATTAGAAGATATCATTGAGCATTTGCAATTGTACCGTTCTGGGGTATCTCCAACAGAAATTGAACAACATGCCCAGAAGATAGAGATTGATTATCTCTTGGAAGATATACCTAAAATGATTGAGTCAATGGATGTAGGGTGCGATCGCATTAAAAATATCAGCACTAGTTTGCGAACTTTCTCACGGGCAGATAAGGATTACAAAGTTCCCTTTAACATCCACGAAGGTATTGATAGCACTATTTTAATTTTGAAACATCGCCTCAAGGCTAACGAAAAACATCCGGCAATTGAAGTCATCACTAACTACGGAAATATTCCCGAAGTAAAATGCTTTCCTGGACAACTTAATCAGGTATTTATGAATTTGCTGGCAAATGCTATTGATGCGTTAGAAGAATCAAATCAAGGATATAGCTTTGAAGAAATTGCAGTTAATCCTAACTGTATCACTATTACAACATCAATACATAATGATACTCACGTCAAAATTCAAATCTCGGATAACGGTATTGGCATGAATGATGATGTCAAAAAGCGCATTTTTGAGCATTTATTTACAACTAAACTTGTAGGTAAAGGTACAGGATTAGGATTAGCGATCGCTCGACAAATTATAGTTGAAAAACATGAAGGTACTTTGAAAGTAAATTCTACTTTTGGACAAGGTTCTGAGTTTGAGATAACACTACCAATCGGGAATTGA
- a CDS encoding DUF2127 domain-containing protein: protein MKKRPLGLVAIVVYKSFAASLLMFTSIALLLTLKNYQTLEAFSENYVLEGKSIIIDWILNKIINLNPRTLAFSGIGAGVYAIVTTIEAVGLWYEKRWAHILVLGLVGISIPPEVYELIRGISLIKIFVFLLNLAVFGYLLRNFPKHPK from the coding sequence TTGAAAAAGCGTCCATTGGGGTTAGTAGCAATTGTTGTCTACAAATCATTTGCAGCCTCGCTACTTATGTTTACTTCCATTGCTTTATTATTGACATTAAAAAATTATCAAACTCTAGAGGCTTTTTCAGAAAATTATGTTTTGGAAGGTAAATCGATAATTATTGATTGGATTTTAAATAAAATTATCAACTTAAATCCTAGAACTTTGGCATTTAGCGGCATTGGAGCAGGAGTTTATGCTATTGTTACTACTATTGAAGCTGTTGGTTTATGGTACGAGAAGCGTTGGGCCCATATCTTAGTATTGGGACTTGTCGGTATCAGTATCCCACCAGAAGTTTATGAATTAATTCGGGGAATATCTCTTATAAAAATATTCGTATTTTTGTTAAATCTAGCTGTATTTGGATATTTACTCCGAAATTTTCCTAAACATCCAAAATAA
- the fldA gene encoding flavodoxin FldA: protein MSKKIGLFYGTQTGNTESDAEKIRDEFGGDVVILHPIYEADTTTFDEYELLIIGSPTWDIGQLQSDWEGFYSDLDEIDFSGKLVAYFGDGDQYGYADNFQDAMGILEEKISQRGGKTVGYWSTEGYEFENSRALKNGKFVGLALDEGSQSDLTDERIKTWVAQLKTEFGL from the coding sequence ATGTCAAAAAAAATCGGTCTGTTCTATGGTACTCAAACTGGCAACACTGAATCTGATGCTGAAAAAATTCGGGATGAGTTTGGTGGCGATGTTGTGATATTACATCCCATTTACGAGGCGGATACTACCACTTTCGATGAGTATGAATTACTGATTATTGGCTCTCCAACTTGGGATATCGGTCAACTTCAGAGCGATTGGGAAGGCTTTTATTCCGATCTGGATGAAATAGATTTTAGCGGTAAGTTAGTTGCCTATTTTGGTGATGGAGATCAATATGGCTATGCCGATAATTTCCAGGATGCAATGGGAATTTTAGAAGAAAAAATTTCGCAGCGTGGCGGTAAAACTGTTGGCTACTGGTCAACGGAGGGTTATGAATTTGAGAATTCTAGAGCCTTGAAAAATGGCAAGTTTGTTGGTTTGGCACTTGATGAAGGTAGTCAATCCGATCTGACAGACGAGCGAATTAAAACTTGGGTTGCTCAGTTGAAAACAGAATTTGGTTTGTAG
- a CDS encoding alpha/beta hydrolase: MSDSFDVLWLNASPILKRFDKPLLDYLSGYMRIAQWEYQQTKDEASSIDQAVELLYDFLEWRDRPVHLAGHGMSGAIALTFARRFPQKVRSLTLLAVAAQPANNWQAHYYFQRQLFSISRELVLASTVRSLFGNQPPHTTKKLVAALDKDLEQSPSQHSLFKLVYLPKGGVSMPMMVCGSKSDPVVNPTVLHDWLNWLKPEDKLWECPQGYHFFHYFYPQQVGEEILSFWKRHPSHLLEASALSFSTSTN, encoded by the coding sequence ATGTCTGATTCATTTGATGTTCTGTGGTTAAATGCCAGTCCTATTTTGAAGCGTTTTGATAAACCGTTACTTGATTACTTATCTGGGTATATGAGAATTGCCCAGTGGGAATACCAACAAACCAAAGATGAAGCGAGTTCTATAGATCAAGCTGTGGAGTTGCTGTATGATTTTTTAGAATGGCGCGATCGCCCCGTGCATTTAGCGGGACATGGGATGAGTGGTGCGATCGCTTTAACCTTTGCTCGGCGATTTCCCCAAAAAGTGCGATCGCTAACTCTCCTGGCTGTAGCAGCTCAACCTGCAAACAATTGGCAAGCTCACTATTACTTTCAACGACAACTTTTTAGTATCAGCCGTGAGCTAGTTTTAGCAAGCACCGTTCGCAGTCTTTTTGGAAATCAACCACCTCATACCACTAAGAAGTTAGTAGCTGCCTTAGATAAAGATTTAGAACAATCTCCTTCACAACACTCTTTGTTTAAGTTGGTTTATTTACCCAAGGGTGGAGTTTCTATGCCAATGATGGTATGTGGTAGCAAGAGCGATCCGGTAGTCAACCCAACTGTATTGCATGACTGGTTGAATTGGTTAAAGCCAGAAGATAAACTCTGGGAATGCCCACAAGGGTATCATTTTTTTCACTACTTTTACCCTCAACAGGTTGGTGAAGAGATTTTGAGTTTTTGGAAACGCCACCCTTCGCATTTGCTAGAAGCATCTGCACTATCTTTTAGCACTTCTACAAATTAA
- a CDS encoding 1-acyl-sn-glycerol-3-phosphate acyltransferase has protein sequence MPRSIQSTQPPLKFITQRFNPLVLQIVRWLLPIALRFRTRPWLTAGIVGIEAQNVEVLADLYQQFQAGKIRFLLAFRHPEVEDPLCMLYLLSRIVPRVAREEGILLQSLVHSYFLYDRGMTVWAGNWLGWLFSRVGGVPVHRGRRLDRQAIQTARELFANGELPIAVAPEGGTNGHSGIVSPLEPGVAQMGFWCVEDLQKANRTETVIIVPIAIQYRYVEPPWSKLDWLLSKLEADSGLAVKEIDPGSQEEIYYQRLCRLAEYLLTEMEEFYRRFYHQDIPKTISTDESASPNEVLIARLHRLLDKALQVTEQYFGVQAQGNFIDRCRRLEEAGWNYIYREDLPDINALPPFKRGLADWIAEEADLRMRHMRIVESFVAVTATYIQEKPTAERFAETALLVFDMLSRIQDTTLPGRPRLGLRKAHITVGEPISVTERFRNSQGDRYAARQGVSDLTKDLQIALEKMIS, from the coding sequence TTGCCTAGATCGATTCAGTCTACTCAACCACCACTGAAATTTATTACTCAACGGTTTAATCCGTTGGTACTCCAGATTGTTCGGTGGTTACTGCCGATCGCACTACGGTTTCGCACTCGCCCTTGGCTAACGGCTGGGATTGTCGGTATTGAAGCCCAAAATGTTGAGGTATTAGCTGACCTTTATCAACAATTCCAGGCTGGGAAAATTCGCTTTTTGTTAGCATTCCGTCACCCAGAGGTAGAAGATCCTCTGTGTATGCTGTATTTGCTTTCCCGCATTGTGCCACGAGTTGCCCGTGAGGAAGGTATTTTACTGCAATCCCTTGTTCACAGTTATTTTCTCTATGACCGGGGTATGACGGTTTGGGCTGGAAATTGGCTAGGTTGGTTATTTTCACGGGTGGGAGGTGTGCCGGTTCATCGCGGTAGGCGACTAGATCGGCAAGCAATCCAAACTGCACGGGAGTTATTTGCTAATGGCGAACTACCGATCGCAGTAGCGCCAGAAGGCGGTACTAATGGTCATAGTGGTATTGTTAGCCCACTGGAACCAGGCGTTGCTCAAATGGGGTTCTGGTGTGTAGAAGATTTACAAAAAGCCAATCGCACTGAAACTGTGATTATTGTGCCGATCGCTATCCAGTATCGCTACGTCGAGCCACCTTGGTCTAAACTGGATTGGCTGTTGAGTAAATTGGAAGCTGATAGCGGCTTGGCAGTTAAGGAAATTGATCCGGGTTCTCAAGAAGAGATTTACTATCAACGCCTGTGTAGATTGGCTGAATATCTGCTTACTGAGATGGAAGAATTTTATCGTCGCTTCTATCATCAAGACATCCCAAAAACCATCTCAACTGATGAATCTGCTAGCCCAAATGAAGTATTAATTGCCCGACTTCATCGCTTGCTGGATAAGGCTTTACAAGTTACTGAGCAATATTTTGGAGTTCAGGCACAGGGTAATTTTATTGACCGTTGCCGCCGCTTGGAAGAGGCTGGTTGGAATTACATTTACCGGGAAGATTTGCCAGATATCAATGCTTTACCACCCTTTAAACGCGGTTTGGCAGACTGGATTGCTGAGGAAGCAGACTTGCGGATGCGACACATGCGGATAGTGGAAAGTTTTGTTGCAGTCACAGCTACTTATATTCAAGAAAAACCGACAGCCGAAAGGTTTGCAGAAACAGCGTTACTTGTATTCGATATGCTTTCTCGCATTCAAGATACAACACTTCCAGGGCGACCTCGCTTAGGTTTGCGAAAGGCACATATCACTGTGGGAGAGCCAATTTCAGTTACTGAACGCTTTCGCAATTCTCAGGGCGATCGCTATGCAGCTAGACAAGGTGTAAGCGATTTGACAAAAGATTTGCAAATTGCTTTAGAGAAGATGATTAGCTAG
- a CDS encoding rhodanese-related sulfurtransferase, protein MKPENTRIIAALYKFVKLPDFAEKRDPLLSYCQAQGVKGTILLAQEGINGTIAGSRQAIDSVLWFLRSDPRLADLEYKESYTETPPFERMKVRLKSEIVTLGLPEIDPTEKVGTYVSPQEWNDLICDPEVTVIDTRNDYEVNIGTFQGAENPQTSSFREFPDYVVHNLDPTKHKKVALFCTGGIRCEKASSFMLAQGFAEVYHLKGGILKYLEEVPAQESLWQGECFVFDERVAISHGLQEGSYELCFCCGYPISEEDKISPKYEQGISCAYCFDSLTEEKRARQQEKWRHYQTQVANSKNRDAS, encoded by the coding sequence ATGAAACCAGAAAACACTAGAATTATTGCAGCATTGTATAAATTTGTCAAGTTACCAGATTTTGCTGAGAAACGAGATCCTCTGTTGTCTTACTGCCAAGCGCAAGGTGTCAAAGGGACAATTTTGTTGGCACAAGAAGGCATTAACGGTACAATTGCGGGTTCGCGTCAGGCGATTGATTCTGTTCTCTGGTTTCTGCGTAGTGACCCCCGTTTAGCAGACCTAGAATACAAAGAGTCCTATACTGAAACTCCACCTTTTGAGCGGATGAAGGTGCGGTTGAAGTCAGAAATTGTCACTTTGGGATTGCCTGAAATTGACCCAACTGAGAAAGTTGGCACTTATGTCAGTCCCCAAGAATGGAATGATTTGATTTGCGATCCAGAAGTAACTGTGATTGACACTCGCAATGATTATGAGGTGAATATCGGTACTTTTCAAGGAGCAGAAAATCCCCAAACTAGCTCATTCCGAGAATTTCCCGATTATGTGGTACACAACCTCGACCCAACTAAACACAAAAAGGTTGCCCTGTTTTGTACAGGTGGCATTCGCTGTGAAAAAGCTTCATCTTTCATGCTTGCCCAAGGTTTTGCAGAAGTTTATCATCTCAAAGGCGGCATTCTCAAGTATTTAGAAGAAGTTCCGGCACAAGAAAGTTTATGGCAAGGTGAATGTTTTGTCTTTGACGAGCGGGTAGCTATTAGTCATGGGTTGCAGGAAGGGAGTTATGAGTTGTGTTTCTGTTGTGGGTATCCAATTTCTGAAGAAGATAAAATATCTCCCAAATATGAGCAGGGTATCTCCTGTGCCTATTGTTTTGATAGCCTCACCGAGGAGAAAAGAGCGCGTCAACAGGAAAAATGGCGGCACTACCAAACCCAAGTTGCTAATTCCAAAAATCGGGATGCAAGCTAA